ttattaaacaaaacaataaaaaatgtctaaTGAATAAATTCACACTAAAGGGCTAATATAACCCTTCATAGGCTatctatactttaaaaaacactatgaaaaaaaaaacagagaaagggcAATGCTTTGTGGCAAACATTATACAACTATACTCCCTCAGTGGAAAGTATATTTTAGAGTAAGACCTTTTTCAGGGTCCCTCTGTTCATCCCCCCCATCTGTTCATCCGTCAACAATTACTAAGTAAGTTAAAAGTAGAGATTTTGGAGTTAAACTGTCTGAGTGCAAATCCTGCTTATGTCCCTGacaagctctgtgaccttgggtaggctgtttaacctctctgtgccctaGTTTTTCCATGCACAGAATGGGGATAATAGTAAGAACTTGAACAACACTCGGTAAACACCATAAAATTTCTGTTACGTGTAAGACACTGTGTTACTCCTAAATCCCCCAGGATTTACCTCTAGAATAAAATCTATAGAACCAAGAAACGAAATTGATTGCAGAGGGTGTGCAAATGGTAAAACTAAATCGAATGTAAACATTTGGGCCAGTAACAAGGACACATTTCTGGAGAAACATGACTTAACAAACAAGACTCTTTTCCCAGGGTGAACTCCTCAAACTGATATCAGATTGACTAATTCAGTTTCCGAACCCAGGAAGGTCTTTGGGGCACTTGGGACACACCTTAGCAGCATGCACAGGGATTTGCTCGGATGATACTGAACGTAATTGCTCCAAGCTGCCACCAGGTGTCTACAGACACTCACACCCCTCTGACTCCTACGTCAACAAAGCTGTACTTTAACCGAGAAAAGTTACCAGTCCAAGGGCACACGGTCTGTTAGTGACGAACTCTGTGCTAGAACCCAGGTTTGTGTGGCTGGTTATTACTCAGTCCCAACTCCAAAGTGCTCCTGGGATAGAAGAAGCAAATTTCAGGCTCCTCCGGGGCCTGACATACCATCATATTTCTGCCTCTTTGAAGGATAACATCAGCCACCCCAACCAAAAAAGAATCCTCTACTCCAtcagaaaagagatttaaattgCCCCTCAGTCTCCCTGAACCTCAAGCCCAGGGTCTGACATTTTTCACTGCTGAGAAGTTATTCTTGGCTCTGCCTTCAGATGTCAGCCCTGAAATTCTCAGCTTAGACCAGCAGGCCCAGATGTATTCCTCCTTTTGCCTTCAATGGTCCTCTCCTGGTGACCACAGAAGTACTTTAGGAAGCATTCAGTGCAGAGCAGGGGTCCCAACTGCAAACATGCCCTCTTCCCCATCTTAGATCTAGCTGTTGACAAACATAGAGGTAACTGTATGCATCTTTTTTCTTGGTAAACACTGAGTACTTACAGCATGGAGTCCATCATTAGCCACCAAGCATGTTCACACTTGCCCTACACCTGGGAGCACATGATCTTGCCAATTCTGCTGCCACAGTCTCAATTCAACACATCTTCACTGAGCATCAGCTCTCAGCAAGGTGCTGAATTGCATTCTATGCCGGATTACAAGTAAAAAGCAACCAAACAAAAATCTACCCAGTCATGGGGTCCAGTTAGTCTGGTAATAGCTTCGCCAGCCATTCTGTCACCTTGCCACTAACATAGGGGCTCTTCCCGCTCACTTCCTTTGTAGCTCAGGCCCTGATCTGAAAAATAGAAATTGCCAACACTTCTGCAAAGGGGTGGGTCTCTTTAGGAGCTGGTGAGCCACTATAAGTTTTTACTTACACTTTTGGTCATAATGGTAGGAAATGAAACCAGGCAGAAAATAAAGACCACAGGGGAGGGGTCTAGAGCAAAACACCCTGGAAATGCCAAACACCAGAGCAACTCCATGAGCCTGTGATTAGTATAGAGAAATGGGTAATACCCTTTGACTCCCAAGGCACTGCCAAGACCATGCCCAAGGCATCTTAGAGCTAAGATTGTTGGACTTGAAAGggaataatgtctttttttatatatatataatgtcttcttttttattcccGCCCCCAGCCATTTTGTACTTgacaaaactagaaaatatgGAGGTAAAGTGACATGTCCCACATATGACTGATCAGTGAAAGAACTGGGATGTGAGCCCAGTTTTTCTGACTCTATTACAACGTTCCTCTTACAAGTATTCAGTGGTGCCTGCTTCCTTATAATGTAACAGTGAACTTGTAGCAACTTGAAGCTGGGGTTGGTTCACCCAGAAAGCTGCAAAGCTAGCATACAAACTAGCTGCAATTTCAGTGGAATACTCTGACCTGAGTTTAATCTACTGGAAAGCTGATTGCTAAGGAGCCAGCCCATGGGTTCACCCAGGGGTCTTGAGGCTCCAGGAGGCCAACTCACACTAGCCATAGTCAGCATCTCCTGGCAAGCCAGACACCAGTAGTCACATGTAATAGACATTGGTCCTCATCATCTACCCAGGGCactggcacgtgcctgtcatgGTGCACAAGATCACACAGATGTCTACACCATGTATCAGAAGTTCACAGGGGAACAGAGGGTCAGGACAGAGAATATTTTTCACCTTGAGAGATATTTTGAATTAAAGAACCAGAATGTCCTTTTCCTAAATTCTGCTaagggaaataaaatgttttcttctcctttttaaaaaacatcatggTGACTTCTTTGTTGGTCCTTGTTCCCCAAACATCCCCTGACAACATGTTAACAAGCATTTATCGGCCCGGCAGCGTGAGCGCAGAGCCGGCCGCGACCCGGAGCTCGGAGTCCCGCGGACCGCGCCCGCCGCCGGCCCCACCCATCCGGGTCGAGGAAGCCAAGGCCATGGCCGAGACGGAGGAAAGGAGCCTGGACAACTTCTTTGCTAAGAgagacaagaagaagaagaaggagcgGAGCAACCGGGCAGCGAGTGCTGCGGGCGCAGCGGGCAGCGCCAGCGGGAGCAGCGGAGCCACGGGTGCTGCGGGCGGCGGGGCGGGCGCGGGGACCCGACCGGGCGACGGCGGGACCGCGAGCGCGGGGGCTGCGGGCCCAGGGGCCGCCACCAAGGCTGTGACGAAGGAGGAAGATGAATGGAAAGAATTGGAGCAAAAAGAGGTTGATTACAGCGGCCTCAGGGTTCAGGCAATGCAAATAAGTGAAAAGGAAGAAGATGATAATGAAAAGAGACAAGATCCAGGTGATAACTGGGAagaaggtggaggtggtggtggtggtatggAAAAATCTTCAGGTCCCTGGAACAAAACAGCTCCGGTACAAGCACCTCCTGCTCCAGTAATTGTTACAGAAACCCCAGAACCGGCAATGACTAGTGGTGTATATAGGCCTCCTGGGGCCAGGTTAACCACAACAAGGAAAACACCACAAGGACCACCAGAAATTTACAGCGATACACAGTTCCCATCCCTGCAGTCAACTGCCAAGCATGTAGAAAGCCGGAAATACTGAGCCTTCATAAGGGTTGACTACCTCAGATTTGCTGCACTCATTGTGGACTTCGTGTGGATCACAACTTCTGGATAAGAAGCTTACAACAACTATTAAATGTCGATGTGAACCTTCAAACCAGCTCTACTGGATTTTTATCAGAAATCCTGCATAAAAAGTCAGCCATCTGGGTTCTGATCTGCTGTAAAAGATGAAGATTTAAGTGACCTTAATTAACCTGTCCTGTGCCCTACCCTTAAGGAGTACTCTCTGTAGTAGGCTGTGGCTATGTTAGACTTCCTGGAACACACCACTGAAAAGAACTGATATGTTCAGATCATCTGTGTAGGGCCATGATTTGTAGTTTAAATTTTAGTTGCATTCTGAAGAAACCACAAAATAAATTCAACCAAACTGGGGTCCACCAAATGGGGAAGGGGTAAGGGAAAGAATAATCTTGTGGGGTTTTCTGGTAATTGTTTTATTTGGGGagtgcattttgttttgtttctgttctacaTTAAGGCCTTTTTTGCTTTGACTTGAAATAAGTTCTTTGACAGCATATTGCCCTGTTGAGTAACCTGAAGTATGCATTAGGATTGTCGAATGTCTCGTGGGAATGCCAGTCCTGAGGGTGGAACCAAATAGCCTTTCATGTAAAGGGCAGTGGATGCTGGAGGCTCAACTTCAGGTGCTGCTAATGCCTCGTCTAATCAGGTCTAAATTGTATAGTAAACTGCAGTGGGAAGAATGCGCTTTCTGCTGAGGCTAAGAGGTTCACTGATCGTTCTTACAAATTCAGAGCAATGTGAGCAAAACCTCAGCTAAAACCCATTTAAGTGTCATGGATTGTGCATGATCTTTGATAAGAATTCCTCATATACTTGTGCCCAAATTTGCAAGGTATTGGCTGTTCATAGATGCAGTGATTGTCCCAGCTAGCTCTGTTTTCAACCATTTGGTGTGTCTTTATGTTCCTTTGGAGAGTCAGGGCGAAAGACAGGTGATGTAGCACTTCTGTTTTTAATAGTTACAGCTTAAAATACCTATTAATCATAGTTTTTGGTCCTTTAAAGGGACCTGAGGAAGCTACCCAGAATTACAGAGGAGTGTCCACCTAATGAGATAGTCTGGCAGTTTCCTAGTTTTGTATCTTTCAATAGAAATATCTGAAAGTGGTAATCTGACTACTTGATGCAGAGTCTGGGTTTCTCTATAATAAATCCCTTTGCCAAATGCATGAGTTGCAGACTTGCTACTGGCAAGAGTGAAGCAAGTGGGTGAGTAAAACTATTTTGATGTGGGAGCATTTTTGGATAGGAGTTTAGTCTTGATGAAAGTGTCCGTGCAGGAATTGGACTCCAAGGGTGATTACAGTATCTCCTGATGGGACCTGCCACCCATGTCTGGGCAATAATGTTGGCATTTGAGGTGGCAGGCAGGATGCCTGCCTTCTAATGTATTTGAGTGAGTGACTGAGCCAGCCAAGGGGAGGTTGGATGATTAAATCAGAAATGGGATTCTTGGTAAACTGAAGACTTCATTTGGGAaccaaaaaccttaaaaaagtCTCTTCATTACTGAACTGTGTATTTTCCCTGaaagtatgtattttttcccAGCAAAATTTTGTTGGGGGTTATGTTACTGAAGAATGAACAGAGATGACTAAGTGGAGGTGTTATGTAAAAGCATACTGTACCCGCAGCAGATTTAAATTCCAACTCTTtgttacaactttttaaaagattgtgaaaatatcaaaatgtacATGAATCAAGTTTTAATATACTGTATGATGGGTGGATGAGGCTGTCCATTGTACCATTTGTTTGAATTCTCAGGCATGGTTTGGCAGTGCAAGAACTCTGTAACATtaacaaattcaataaaaagtaaatataaggaaaaaaaaaaaaaaaaaaaaaaacaagcatttaTCACATACTACAATTTCCAAGCCTACAAATGAGTCTACACTGATTTTACTTGGTGTGGAATCAGTCTACACTAATTTCACTGGGTGGTTGTTTCCAGGtgcctcctgaaggaagcactataGACTCATTTTCAACTGTCCCCAACGCATAGCTGGAGAAATTACTTCTGGGAAGGCTTTTGGTAAAGCAAGCAGGTAAAACAGGTCACCTTCATAATGTGTGACTTCAGATTAGCCTCAAAAGAGGACTTCTGTGGGTCTTGTGTTCTCTTCCAGACTTCCTGCCTCTGTTTTTGTTGGCCCAGATTTAAATTCTCTGTGCCTTATATacctcttgcctttttttttttttgactttttaaagaaaaatatggaacgcttcacgaatttgcgtgtcatccttgcgcaggggccatgctaatcttctctgtatcgttccaattttagtatatgtgctgccgaagtgagcacccTCTTGCCTTTTAATAACAAAGTCACACTGCAAATCCTGGTCTGTAGTGCTTAGAGCAAAAGGGAATATTGGGAGTGAGCCCCTTCCTCCCTGGCCCACCACATGGATAGGGATTAAACTCCATTTAACTCTGACAGAGATCATTCAGCCTTATCATCCCAATTTTCTGGAAGGTCGGAATCCTGTCACTGGCCCACTCGAGGGAGTTCTTAGTCTTCAGGACaagcccttttttgttttttgttggtttgtttgtttttaaagtgaaagtgagttcattaggaaagtaaaggaatcaaAGAATGACTACCCCACAGGCAGAGCAATAAGGACAACCCCTTTTATAATGCCCTTGACTATTTCTAACCTAGAGCTATCAGACTTCTGGGTAAAATAAAACTCCTCTTATTAGTGATTAGCATAGTCAGTGTGCAGTAATGTCAGCAATGATGTTAGTATGAGCAACAAGAGTACCAACAACAGCAGCTATCAAATGGTCTCTTGTCATTTATGAGACAAGGGAAGGAGACTAGGTTTCTACAGAGCAGGGCTTCACTGTGGTATGTGCCATCCAGACTGTACCCAGGGCAGTTGCTGCACCAAGGCCAGCAGGAAGAGCCATACTAACCTTTGCCATTCACCCAACCAGAGGGGACAGCCAGAGCTTAGAGGCACAGCCAGAGGGCCAGCCTGGGATGACTGAGCCGGCCTTTGCCCAACCTGGCAAAGGAAAGACATTAGACGGGATGTAGGTCTGTTTCTACTAAGAGGCAGCACTTGAAGTCTACAAAAACAGCTTGCCCAGATGTAGTATTCCCTAGAACTTGCTGAACCCAGGGAGCCATGGCTCAAAACTCTTGCAGAACCTCTCCCAAGACTTCTTGTGCAACTTCAGCCTGTCTCTCACTGTGTCTTTCCCAACAGATATGAAGATAAGGGGATGAGACAGAGAGACCTTGGGTGAAAGAATGACTCTGGTATAATTCACCAGATCTTAAAGTACCTGGAATGCCTCACTTTTCGGAAGTGAGTTGTCAAAAAGTGTGCTTAGGTCTCTCTTGAAAGCCCAGAACTTGCCATCCTAAATCTCCAGGGCTTCTGCAGCTCTGGATTCTGTCTCCATAGGCCAGAGGCACCAAGCTCTTCCTTAATGCTGACTTCTTAAGAAGCTCCCCAAAAATGTGCTGCATTTCTTCTTCACAGCATGTATCACAGCTTGTAACTATTTTTGCATGTGATAATTTGATTCTTAAATTAAGCACCACAGAGTCAGGAATTGAATCTGTTCTTGTATCCTCTAGATACTGGCCCAAGGGTTGGGATACAGGAAGCTCTATAAACAcgtgttgaataaatgaacatatgAACGAATGAGTACCAGTCAGTTTTGAGTAGCATGTTTCATGAGAGGAGTTGACAAACTATAGCATATACAGAGACAGCAGCCAGGATTGGGAATGTTCTTGAGATCTTATTATGTGAGAAAGGATTGAAATGACAGAGGCCATAGAGACCGAGATGAGGATATGTAAGAAAGAGACTGGCCCATTGTTTCCTGATGTCACAAGGAGGAAGGATTCATGAGACTTGACTTATATTGTTCCAGAAGACAGAATGGGAACCAAGAAGCAAAAGTCCCAGGCAGATTATAGCTCCAAGCAGATGAATATCCCCATAGCTGGAATTGTGTGAGGATGGGACAGTTTATTCAGTCTCCCATCACACTGAATGGTCACAGAGGCTGGATGCCACCCTGCAGGAGTGGGACAGGCTGGGCCTGCATCTCGCAAGAGGTTCAGCCAGCAGACCGATTACTGAGATTACCTGGAAGATTCCAAGTTCATTTCTCCCATGCTCCAGGAGAACAAAAGGACAAGTTTTCATGGGTATGAGTCTTGCAAGACCCCGAGCAAAACTATGAAAGAGGGAAAATCCGACAGCCTCCCTCGCTTGCCTTTGCAGAAGTCTTATTCGCTCTACTAGCAAAACTCCTAACATTCACATTCTTGTTCTGGGTGCAAGCACGTGAAGAAAAGAACCCACTTTAAAAGTGTTAATGCCTTACTATGTCAATCCATATTTTGAAAGAGGGTGCCTGAACAAAGCAATGTGCAGATCTAATGGTAGGGCTTTTGGCACAATAGCATTTTAACAGTAAAGTCTTAGATGTCTTCCAGTCATCAGCTAACAAGGGCTCAGAACCTATCCGTGTCTAGCATAGTGCTAGGCATGGGGAATGAGCAGCAGATTGAGAGGTGGAAgttctgggttcaagtcctagCTCTGCCTTATACTGACTATGTGATCTTGATTAATTACTTAGCTTCTCTGAACTTCATCTGCAAACCTCACATGTACCTCACAGGGTCAAATGAAATACCAAATATGAGAGTGTTTGGTAAAATGTAAAGTACTCTGGACGTAGCattattgtgattattatttttagacaaaaGTGGAAATGCAAAGCAATGTGAGGTCCAGACTCTGTCTTCAGACAGCTCACTATTTAGTCACGCCACACAGCAAGGCTACACTGAGCGACTCTTCATTATTCTCCCCTTCTGGAACACAAACatgcaaaagaacaaaggaagagtTGGGGGTGGAATACACTGGCAGCTCTGGCCCAGGGAAAAGACTGAGCGAAGCCCTGGCCATGCCTGATCCCTGCCCAGAGCCCTGTCTTCTTTCCTGGCACTTCTCTTGCCTCCATTGCTCCCAGTAGCCCAAGGGCCTCTGAACTCACTACCATTCACAACCACTTCAGCCACAGCGGATATCCTCAACCTCCGCCCTTCCCATCCATACTTTAGAGGAGACGGTTCCCATAAACCAAGAACAAGCTTGACCCATTTAGGAAGTTAAATCTTTGTTGCAAATAAAGGGTTTCATTATTTCACATTATGTTACATAGAACTGACTCAGAGCAAATTAAGAGTGATTTCCACAATGGCGTGATGACCTTGCTTTTCACCGATGGTATGGCAGTACAAGAAGAAATCACTGAAACTGCAGGACTAAGGATTTAACTGAGATTCAAGAATATATTTCCTGACAATAAGTGaactataaataaaatggaatctcTGCATTATTGTCTGTCTGCTTGTTTGTTGTTCTGGTAGATTAAATTAGAGTAggcaaactttttctttaaagagccAGATAAAGATTTTAAGTATTTGTGAATCAAAGATATTATAAAATTACTTATATATGATTAGCAAAAACAAatttccacaatttttattggcaaaaatccaaaatataataataattgataCAATGTTTTTGTAATACAAGTCTACCAGTGAGAAAAATTTAATTCTGTTTTGGGGGAGCAGGAGGGTAACATATCATTTAATTGGGATTCAAACCCATTGTCCcctattaccttttttttttttgagatggaggtttgctcttgttgcccaggctagagtgcagtagcttgatctcggcttactgcataCTCTGCCTCCCGGTtaaagtgattctgctgcctcagcctcctgagtagctgggattgcaggcactcaccacaatgcccagctaattttttgtatttttagtagagatggggtttcaccatgttggccaagctggtctcaaactcttattATCAAAATCAATTGAAATGTTCATCTGCTAATGTTGATATGTAATGCAtagtccattttttaaaatgtcttttcacaCAGATAGATACTGCCAAACACTGATATCCACAAACAATTGGTTTTCATTGAGTGTATTTATCACTTGGAAGGTATTTCTAGAACTCTACAAGATTCATTGCTTGATATTTGCCTACAACATATCATTACATTAAAGAAAATCACTTCCATTGACGGTTGGGGAAAAACTCTTTAATTGCAACGCAATGGATTTTGAAATATGGAAATTGGCTTTGCATTTGCATCGATGTCCAGGAAACACTGCTGGAACTGTAATTTGAGCTAAAAATATATTAGCTAAAATTCATGTGAGAATAAaaattccaccttttttttttttgagacagagtctcactctatctccaggctggagtgcagtggcgcaatatggactcatggcaacctctgcctccagggttcaagtgattctcctgcctcagcctcccaagtagctgggactataggcatgtgccatcatacccagctaagttttgtatttttagtagagatggggtttcaccatgttggccaggatggtctctagtgttgggattacaggtgtcagccactgcacctggcccacttttTATAACTTTCGACAGCAcaagaaatacataaaacacTCTAACATTGCTtgttagtcaacccaatgttagtTGTCTCTAAAATAACTCTACCACTATCCAAGTTTCACAGTTAAGCACTGTTTTGCCTTGCAATTTTAGGTTGAATTTATTAAGAAATACTATTAAGTCTGCCACAAAAGCTAATTTCCAAAGCCATTTAGTGTTCAAAAATAGTGAATGAATGtagccagcaaacatgaaaaaaactcaGCATCAGTGATCGTTAGGGAAATGTAAgtcaaaacacaatgagatatcatctcatgccagtcagaatggcaattattaaaaaatccagaaacaacagatgctggtgaggttgcagaaagAAAGGagcgcttttacactgttggtgggagtgtaaattagttcaaccattgagaaagacagtgtggcaattcctcaaagacctaccggcaggaataccatttgaccagtaatcccacta
The DNA window shown above is from Callithrix jacchus isolate 240 chromosome 18, calJac240_pri, whole genome shotgun sequence and carries:
- the LOC144580155 gene encoding protein CDV3 homolog, coding for MALTHCRPLGPLSLPGVSAEPAATRSSESRGPRPPPAPPIRVEEAKAMAETEERSLDNFFAKRDKKKKKERSNRAASAAGAAGSASGSSGATGAAGGGAGAGTRPGDGGTASAGAAGPGAATKAVTKEEDEWKELEQKEVDYSGLRVQAMQISEKEEDDNEKRQDPGDNWEEGGGGGGGMEKSSGPWNKTAPVQAPPAPVIVTETPEPAMTSGVYRPPGARLTTTRKTPQGPPEIYSDTQFPSLQSTAKHVESRKY